Genomic DNA from Thermoplasmatales archaeon:
CTCCGCTTTATCCTCTCCTTTATCCAGAAGGTGAGGGCATCGCCGGATTGGAGTGGGAGATTCTCACCCGGTTCGCCCGTTGGTATCACCGGGATCTTGAACTTGTTTGGGTTCCCCGCGCGGAGATCCCCCGGCTTTTGCGAAGCGGCGAGGCCCACCTCGGCGCCGGCGGTTTTCTTTCCACGCCGGAGGATGGCTTGGCTTACACCAAGTACCTTCTTCCCACGCGGTTGGTGCTGGTGCGATTGGGAGAAGGCCCGCGGGGATCCGTGGCCGGCGAGCCTGGGCAGAAACATGTCGACCCCGCGGGAAAACTCTTCGAGGATGCCGCGGAATTGGCCCACGCCCTGGCCCGGGGAGAAGTGGGGGAAGCGGTGACCGATCTCCTGAGATTGCGGGAGTGGACCATGCAGGACCTCTTTTCCGAAGCGGAAACCCAAATCCTTCCCGAAGAATATGGGTTCACCCT
This window encodes:
- a CDS encoding DUF4040 domain-containing protein; protein product: MAAVFLCVLALALAVFALTRRRLLWGVIGVGAHSLVLAGLYLVLAAPDVALTEAAVGFGLVTFVYLLALRRTGKIVVAATPLYPLLYPEGEGIAGLEWEILTRFARWYHRDLELVWVPRAEIPRLLRSGEAHLGAGGFLSTPEDGLAYTKYLLPTRLVLVRLGEGPRGSVAGEPGQKHVDPAGKLFEDAAELAHALARGEVGEAVTDLLRLREWTMQDLFSEAETQILPEEYGFTL